Within Streptomyces albofaciens JCM 4342, the genomic segment CTCGCCGCCAGCGACCTCACCGCGTACGCCGTGCACGTGCTCGCGCAGGGCGCCCGGCCGGACGAGCTGCCCGGACTGCTGCGCTCGTACGCGGTCGGCAGCCGCACGGTCTACCGGGACGACTGGCTGGGGGAGCTGTGGCGCCACGCCCAGGACCCGTCCCCCGAGCACTTCATCGCGCGCGGCTGGGACGACTGCCTCGGCGTGCTGGACCGGCTGGACGCCGCGCTGCGCGCCCCCGACCCGGAGGCCGACCCCTGCCTGGCCACCGGCGCCGGCTGGATCGCCGAGGAGGCGCTCGCCACCGGACTGTTGTGCTTCCTGCTCTTCCCCGACGAGCCGCTGACCGCGCTGCGCCGCGCCGCCTGCTCGTCCGGCGACTCCGACTCGATCGCCTGCCTCACCGGCGCCTTCGCGGGCGCCCGCCTGGGCGCGGGGGCCTGGCCGGAGGAGTGGGCGGAGCGGATCGAGTACCGCGACCAGCTGCTGGCACTGGGGAAGGTGTGGGATGTCTGACGGGGCGCGGAACGGCGCGGAGCTGCGGGCGGCCGGGCTGCCCGATCTCGATCTGGGCGAGGTGACGGCGGGGGAGGGCGATCCGCTGGTCTTCGCGACGGTCAGCGGCGCGCATCTCTACGGCTTCCCGTCCCGCGACTCGGACGTGGACCTGCGCGGGGCGCACCTGCTGCCCGCCGCCGCGCTGGTCGGGCTGCGGGAGCCGGACGAGACGCGCTCCTGGATGGCGGACCGGGACGGTGTCGAGGTCGATCTCGTCACCCACGACCTGCGCAAGTTCGCGCGGCTGATGCTGCGGCGCAACGGCTATGTGCTGGAGCAGCTGCTCTCGCCGCTGGTGGTGCGCACGAGCGCGCTGCACGCGGAACTGGTGGCGCTGGCGCCCGCCGTCCTCACCCGCCACCACGCCCACCACTACCGGGGCTTCGCGAACACGCAGTGGCGCCTCTTCGAGAAGACCGGCGAGCTGAAGCCGCTGCTGTACACGCTGCGGGTGCTGCTGACCGGCATTCACCTGATGGGCAGTGGACAGGTGCTGGCCCATCTGCCCACGCTGGCCGGGCTGGTGGCGGCGCCTTCGTACGTACCGGAGCTGGTCGCGGCCAAGTCCGAGGCGGAGCACGGGACCGCCGCCGGGCTGGTGGACCCGGAGCGGCTGCGGGCGGACGTGGCGGAGCTGCACGGCCGGCTGGACGCGGCGCAGGCCGCCTCCGCGCTGCCGGACGCCCCCGGCGGCCACGACGCGCTACACGACCTCCTCGTACGCGCCCGTCTCGGCGCAGCGCAGCGCTGACGCGCGCCGGGTACGGAACAGGAAGTCCTCGACGCGGCGGCGGTCCGGCTCCGGCGGCAGCGGGGAGCGGGACTCCGCCGCCGCGGCCTGCTCGGCCAGGGCGGCCGTCCGGCGCTCGACCTCGGGCCAGGGGACCTCGCCGCGCCGGACCGCGAGCAGGTCCTCGCGCGCCTCGCCGACGTCCGGCGTCAGTACGCCGGTGCGCAGCAGGTCGCGGACGCTGTGCAGGAGCCGCAGCAGGTGCATGGCGTGCTTCCAGCGGGGCGCGCCGTGCTGCCGTACGTCCGCCTCCAGCTTCTTGAACTGGCCGGTCGCGTAACGGGTGAACGTGCGGTGCACCTCGCGGGAGAGGAACGCGCCGCGCAGCGCGAGCAGTTCGCGGCCGGTGGCGTCGGCGTACTCGACGAGCGGGGAGTGCAGGCACTCCAGGATGTTCGGGTTGGCGCGCAGCGCCAGTTCGCAGAACCGCTCCAGCTCCCAGGAGAACTCCTCCTCGCGCGGCCCCTCCACGTGCGTCGGCGGCTTCTCGAAGCGCCAGAACAGCGGGGTGGGCGCGAGGTAGATCCCGCGCCGGTCGGTGTCGCTGGCGTCGGTGGCGAGCCCGAAGGCGCGCGAGCCCATGACGCACGCGTAGACGGTGTGGCCGGTGACCAGGGCGTGGCCTGCGGCGGAGGTCGGCATGAGGGGGATTGTGGCTGGTGGGAGAGGCCGGCGCCAGCCGGTTTCGGGTGGCGGAAACCCCGGGCGTCGGTACGTTTGAATGAAGTCACTCGTCGCGCGGTCCTCAGCGGAATTGCCGGTTATGCGTAAGGCGCGGAAAGGCAGCACGGACATGACGGGATCACCAGACCTCGGGAGACTGATGGGCGGGCTGCCCGGCGGCGGCCAGGGCGGCGTGGGCGGAAGCCTCGTCGGATCGCTGCTGGGGGCGCTCGGCGGCACCGGCCCGGGAGGGTACGGCGTCGGCCCCGGCCACGGAGGCGGTCCCGGCGGCCGCGGTGGCATACAGATCGTGCTCGGCAAGCTCCTGCAAGGAGAGCTGGGACGGCAGGCGCACTCCTGGGTGGGGCGCGGCGCCAACGAACCGGTCACCGCCGAACAGGTCGAGAAGGCGCTGCCCGGCGAGACCCTCCAGCGGATAGCCGACGAGAACGGCGTCAGCGCCCGGGAGGCGGCGGAACAGCTCGCGCACGCGCTGCCGCAGGCCGTGGACCGGCTGACGCCGGACGGCGAGATACCCCAGGACCCGGTGTTCCAGGACCTCGTCGCCCGGCGCCCCCGGGCCGTCGGGCGGCCCTGAGAGCCGGCGTCCGCGTTCCACCACCGGCCGGCCCGTGTCCCGCGGACCGGCCGGCTTCGTGGTCCGCGCCCGGATCTGGCTAGGCTTGCGCCCAGGAGTCGGCGGCAGGCGCCGCAGGTGGAACCCAGGGGAGCGGTGACGTGGCGGTACGAGCGGTGCGCGGAGCCGTGCAACTGGAACGGGACGAAGCGGAGCACATGCACGAGCAGGTGTCCGCGCTGCTGACCGCCATTCTGGAGCGCAACGGCCTGACCGCGGACGACCTGATCAGCATCTGGTTCACCGCCACCCCCGACCTGCACAGCGACTTCCCCGCGGTGGCCGCCCGGCAGCTCGGCATCACCGACGTGCCGCTCATCTGCGCGCAGGAGCTGGACATCACGGGCGCCATGCCGCGCGTGGTGCGCGTCCTGGCGCACGTCGAGACCGGGCGCGCCAAGGCCGAGATCGCCCACGTCTACCTCGGTGCCGCCGGTGCCCTGCGGAAGGACATCGCCCAGTGAGGACCGCGCTCGTCATCGGCACCGGCCTGATCGGTACCTCCATCGCCCTCGCGCTGCAGTCCCGCGGCATCCAGGTGTACCTGGCCGACCACGACCCGGCGCAGGCCGAGACCGCCGCCGCGCTCGGCGCCGGCACGGCCGAGGAGCCGCCGGGCCCGGTCGACCTGGCGGTGGCCGCGGTGCCGCCCGCCCACGTCGCGCCGACCCTGGCCGCGGCGATCCGGCGCGGCGCCGCCCGCGCCTACCTCGACGTGGCCAGCGTCAAAAGCGGCCCGCGCCGCGAGCTGGAGGCGATGGGCTGCGACCTGTCGGCGTACCTCGGCACCCATCCGATGGCGGGCAAGGAGCGCTCCGGGCCGCTCGCCGCGACCGCCGACCTCTTCGAGGGCCGGCCCTGGGTCCTGACCCCGGCCGAGGGCGGCGACACCGAGGTCCTCAACATAGCGCTGGAGCTGGTGGCGCTGTGCCGTGCGGTGCCCGTCGTCATGGAGGCGGACGCGCACGACCGGGCCGTCGCCCTGGTCTCGCACACGCCCCAGCTGGTCTCCAGCCTGGTCGCCGCCCGCCTCCAGGGCGCGGACGAGACCGCCGTACGGCTGTGCGGGCAGGGCATCCGGGACGTGACCCGGATCGCCGCGTCCGCGCCCCGGATGTGGATGGACATCCTCTCCGCCAACCCGGGACCGGTCGCCGACGTGCTCAGCGAGGTCTCGGCCGACCTGGAGCGCACGGTGGCGGCGCTGCGCGCGCTGGAGGGCGCCGACGACGAGGCGCGCGCCGCGGGCGCCCGCGGCGTCGAGGACGTGCTGCGCCGCGGCAACGCGGGCCGCGAGCGGGTGCCGGGCAAGCACGGCGCCGCCCCGGCCGCGTACGAGATCGTCTCGGTGCACATCGGCGACCAGCCCGGCGAGCTGGCCCGGATCTTCGCGGACGCCGGCCGGGCCGCGGTCAACATCGAGGACGTACGGATCGAGCACGCCACCGGCCAGCAGGCGGGCTTCATCCAGCTCATGGTCGAGCCGCAGGCGGCGCCGGTGCTCGCCGCCGAGCTGCGCGAGCGGGGCTGGTCGATACGGCAGTAGGGCGGGCCGTCCGGTGCCCGGGCCCGTCCCGGGCAGGGGCGCACGGGCTGCACGGGGCGCCCCTGCTTGCCAGTAACCTTGTGCGGGGCCCCGTGCGGCGGCCCCCGTCCCGCCCCGTGATCGAGGAAGGTGCCCGACACCGTGGAAACCCCCGCCCGGACCGCCCCGGCCGCAGTGATTGTCGCCATCGACGGCCCCGCAGGCACGGGCAAGTCCAGCACCTCCAAGGCCGTCGCCGCCAAGCTCGGGCTGGGCTACCTGGACACCGGTGCCCAGTACCGCGCGATCACCTGGTGGATGCTGAGCAACGGCGTCGACGTGGACGACGCCGTCGCCGTGGCGGACGCCTCGG encodes:
- a CDS encoding nucleotidyltransferase domain-containing protein, yielding MPTSAAGHALVTGHTVYACVMGSRAFGLATDASDTDRRGIYLAPTPLFWRFEKPPTHVEGPREEEFSWELERFCELALRANPNILECLHSPLVEYADATGRELLALRGAFLSREVHRTFTRYATGQFKKLEADVRQHGAPRWKHAMHLLRLLHSVRDLLRTGVLTPDVGEAREDLLAVRRGEVPWPEVERRTAALAEQAAAAESRSPLPPEPDRRRVEDFLFRTRRASALRCAETGAYEEVV
- a CDS encoding ADP-ribosylglycohydrolase family protein, translating into MASAATGSLIGLALGDALGYPTEFLDVSAILARCGPWRELALPAPAYVTDDTQMTIALGRALRTAVAAAGGVGGLDAAHLVPPVRERYVEWWRSPDNNRAPGNTCLRACQLLSEPERPWVQAGQIGSKGCGANMRVAPVGLVPELSPEQRSGAAQLQSALTHGHPTALAASDLTAYAVHVLAQGARPDELPGLLRSYAVGSRTVYRDDWLGELWRHAQDPSPEHFIARGWDDCLGVLDRLDAALRAPDPEADPCLATGAGWIAEEALATGLLCFLLFPDEPLTALRRAACSSGDSDSIACLTGAFAGARLGAGAWPEEWAERIEYRDQLLALGKVWDV
- a CDS encoding nucleotidyltransferase domain-containing protein; translation: MSDGARNGAELRAAGLPDLDLGEVTAGEGDPLVFATVSGAHLYGFPSRDSDVDLRGAHLLPAAALVGLREPDETRSWMADRDGVEVDLVTHDLRKFARLMLRRNGYVLEQLLSPLVVRTSALHAELVALAPAVLTRHHAHHYRGFANTQWRLFEKTGELKPLLYTLRVLLTGIHLMGSGQVLAHLPTLAGLVAAPSYVPELVAAKSEAEHGTAAGLVDPERLRADVAELHGRLDAAQAASALPDAPGGHDALHDLLVRARLGAAQR
- a CDS encoding prephenate dehydrogenase, coding for MRTALVIGTGLIGTSIALALQSRGIQVYLADHDPAQAETAAALGAGTAEEPPGPVDLAVAAVPPAHVAPTLAAAIRRGAARAYLDVASVKSGPRRELEAMGCDLSAYLGTHPMAGKERSGPLAATADLFEGRPWVLTPAEGGDTEVLNIALELVALCRAVPVVMEADAHDRAVALVSHTPQLVSSLVAARLQGADETAVRLCGQGIRDVTRIAASAPRMWMDILSANPGPVADVLSEVSADLERTVAALRALEGADDEARAAGARGVEDVLRRGNAGRERVPGKHGAAPAAYEIVSVHIGDQPGELARIFADAGRAAVNIEDVRIEHATGQQAGFIQLMVEPQAAPVLAAELRERGWSIRQ
- the aroH gene encoding chorismate mutase, which codes for MAVRAVRGAVQLERDEAEHMHEQVSALLTAILERNGLTADDLISIWFTATPDLHSDFPAVAARQLGITDVPLICAQELDITGAMPRVVRVLAHVETGRAKAEIAHVYLGAAGALRKDIAQ
- a CDS encoding YidB family protein, translated to MTGSPDLGRLMGGLPGGGQGGVGGSLVGSLLGALGGTGPGGYGVGPGHGGGPGGRGGIQIVLGKLLQGELGRQAHSWVGRGANEPVTAEQVEKALPGETLQRIADENGVSAREAAEQLAHALPQAVDRLTPDGEIPQDPVFQDLVARRPRAVGRP